Proteins encoded within one genomic window of uncultured Desulfobacter sp.:
- a CDS encoding ATP-binding protein — protein sequence MERYISKYVKEDLDKKIILLTGPRQAGKTTLSKMLGNNFDYFNYDDVDDRISLQERSWDRAKPLVIFDELHKLKNWKSWLKGIYDKEGIPPSILVTGSARLDTYKKVGDSLAGRFFQFRLHPLDLKEINTDLKPDDPEVELDKLLSTGGFPEPFLNGTTRFYNRWKKSHLDIILKQDLIDLENVQQITQIETLIQLLKGRVGSPISYSSLAQDLQCSDKTVKRWLTILENMYVLFKVPPFHKNIARAIQKAPKFYFYDTGQVLGEQGIKLENAVACAIQKELHFREDCLGEEGKLYYVKNKDGKEIDFCISKKNIPSLLVEVKWSDNNLSPNFDLFKKFFPQIKMIQVSKKLNREKTFPNGAEIRLASNWLSKLTLS from the coding sequence ATGGAACGATATATTTCAAAATACGTTAAAGAAGATTTAGATAAAAAAATTATACTGCTGACCGGACCACGCCAGGCAGGAAAGACAACGCTTTCTAAAATGTTGGGAAATAATTTTGATTATTTCAACTATGATGATGTTGATGATAGAATAAGCCTGCAAGAAAGATCCTGGGACAGGGCAAAGCCCCTGGTCATCTTTGATGAACTGCATAAACTTAAAAATTGGAAATCATGGCTGAAGGGAATTTATGACAAGGAAGGCATCCCGCCGTCAATACTTGTTACAGGCAGCGCCAGGTTGGACACTTATAAAAAGGTTGGTGATTCCCTGGCAGGGCGATTTTTTCAATTTAGATTGCACCCTTTGGACCTTAAAGAGATCAATACCGATTTGAAGCCGGACGACCCTGAAGTAGAACTGGACAAACTTTTATCCACTGGCGGCTTCCCTGAACCTTTTTTAAACGGCACAACCCGTTTTTATAACCGTTGGAAAAAATCTCATCTTGATATCATTTTAAAACAAGATCTCATTGATCTTGAGAATGTTCAGCAGATCACCCAGATTGAAACGCTGATTCAATTGTTAAAGGGCCGGGTGGGAAGCCCAATTTCATATAGTTCCCTGGCCCAGGATCTGCAATGTTCAGATAAAACGGTAAAAAGGTGGTTAACGATACTTGAAAATATGTATGTGCTTTTTAAAGTACCACCCTTTCATAAAAATATCGCCAGGGCTATTCAAAAAGCCCCTAAATTTTACTTTTATGATACGGGGCAGGTTTTAGGTGAGCAGGGTATTAAATTGGAAAATGCCGTAGCATGCGCCATTCAAAAAGAGTTACATTTCAGGGAGGATTGCCTGGGAGAAGAAGGGAAATTGTATTATGTGAAAAATAAGGACGGCAAAGAGATTGATTTCTGTATTTCAAAAAAGAATATCCCTTCCTTGTTGGTAGAAGTTAAATGGAGTGACAATAACTTGAGCCCCAATTTTGATTTATTTAAAAAGTTCTTTCCTCAAATCAAAATGATCCAAGTGTCTAAAAAACTTAACAGGGAAAAGACGTTTCCAAACGGGGCAGAAATCAGGCTTGCATCAAACTGGTTATCAAAATTAACCTTATCCTGA
- the pap gene encoding polyphosphate:AMP phosphotransferase: MFESAELGHKISKSDYKKQVPGLREELLHTQLDLNESSAFQVIILVGGLDGAGRGATVNLLNEWMDPRFIQTHGMGEPSDEELDRPMMWRFWRALPPKGKIGVFLGSWYTWPMLNRVYGKTKDADLEQSMGRAVKLETMLVNEGALVIKFWFHLSKEEQKKRLESLEKDPLTRWKVTERDWEHFKAYDKFREVHEKVIRQTSSAEAPWLIIEGADSRYRNLTVGKLILNAIRERLSIDDQPSLELLAPPLMPSIDNVNVLKTLDMTQSLEKDEYRKKLKKYQRKLNLLIRDPKFKYTSVIAVFEGNDAAGKGGAIRRITGALDARGYQVIPIAAPTEEEREQPYLWRFWRHLPRKGRVTMFDRSWYGRVLVERVEQFCSEADWMRAYSEINDFELQIVRHRMVVVKFWLTITKEEQLARFHAREQTGFKRFKITEEDWRNRKKWDQYEQAVTDMVDRTSTHYAPWTLIEANNKYFARIKVLKTLCKTIEAKLKEIDEEGVDYLEKPKKKK; this comes from the coding sequence GTGTTTGAATCTGCCGAGTTGGGGCATAAGATATCCAAATCCGATTACAAAAAGCAAGTGCCTGGCCTGCGTGAAGAACTTCTCCATACACAGTTGGACTTAAATGAATCCTCCGCTTTCCAAGTGATTATCCTGGTCGGCGGATTGGACGGTGCAGGGCGCGGCGCCACAGTGAATTTGTTAAATGAATGGATGGATCCCCGCTTTATTCAAACCCACGGCATGGGCGAACCTTCGGACGAGGAGCTGGATCGCCCGATGATGTGGCGGTTCTGGAGGGCCTTGCCGCCGAAAGGTAAAATTGGCGTTTTCCTAGGGTCGTGGTACACGTGGCCGATGTTGAACCGGGTCTATGGCAAAACAAAAGATGCGGATCTGGAGCAGAGCATGGGCCGGGCTGTTAAGTTAGAAACAATGTTGGTAAATGAGGGGGCCCTGGTCATTAAATTCTGGTTTCATCTTTCCAAGGAAGAGCAGAAAAAACGACTGGAATCCCTTGAGAAAGATCCATTGACCCGTTGGAAGGTCACTGAGCGTGATTGGGAACACTTTAAAGCGTATGACAAGTTTCGTGAAGTTCATGAGAAGGTTATTCGTCAAACGTCAAGTGCTGAAGCGCCCTGGCTGATCATTGAAGGCGCGGATTCCCGTTACCGGAACTTAACCGTTGGAAAACTGATCCTAAATGCGATTCGAGAGCGATTGAGCATAGATGATCAGCCTTCTCTGGAGCTCCTTGCGCCGCCTCTTATGCCGTCTATTGATAATGTCAACGTGTTGAAGACGCTGGATATGACGCAGTCCCTGGAGAAGGATGAGTACCGGAAAAAGTTGAAAAAGTACCAGAGAAAGCTGAACCTACTGATCAGGGATCCCAAATTTAAATACACGTCAGTCATTGCCGTGTTCGAGGGCAATGACGCGGCAGGCAAGGGCGGGGCCATACGTCGTATCACAGGGGCGCTTGATGCGCGCGGGTATCAGGTTATTCCCATTGCCGCACCGACGGAAGAGGAACGCGAGCAGCCCTACCTCTGGCGATTCTGGCGGCATTTGCCCCGTAAAGGCCGCGTAACGATGTTTGACAGATCCTGGTATGGTCGCGTACTGGTGGAGCGGGTGGAGCAATTTTGTTCCGAGGCCGACTGGATGAGGGCCTACAGTGAAATCAACGACTTTGAATTACAGATTGTCCGCCATCGCATGGTGGTGGTTAAGTTTTGGTTGACGATCACCAAAGAAGAACAGTTGGCAAGATTTCATGCCAGAGAGCAAACCGGGTTTAAACGGTTCAAAATCACTGAAGAGGACTGGCGTAATCGCAAAAAATGGGACCAGTATGAACAGGCGGTCACAGATATGGTAGACCGGACCAGCACACATTATGCGCCATGGACCCTGATAGAGGCGAACAATAAATACTTTGCCCGTATCAAAGTACTCAAAACATTGTGTAAAACAATTGAGGCCAAGCTCAAGGAGATTGATGAGGAAGGCGTCGATTATCTGGAAAAACCAAAGAAAAAAAAATAG
- a CDS encoding TetR/AcrR family transcriptional regulator, protein MAEAGIREHKKDQSVRKILKAALLVFSTQGFNGARIDTIARKAGVNKAMIYYRIGNKQALYQAVIQDIYQDRAVQLRREIQSSTTPEEKLDTYIASVATIMDAHPHFTRIMIREMVSGWTNFGPAIFEEVSVTVKIVQAILDEGVEKGVFTKTDPLAVHTMVLGALILNHLTQPVKPQIMAALNTSEAPSDISGFNKLVPQVQRLVVAALRPEAYPRKLQDVS, encoded by the coding sequence ATGGCGGAGGCCGGAATCAGAGAACATAAAAAAGATCAGTCCGTGCGCAAAATTTTAAAAGCGGCACTACTGGTTTTCAGCACCCAGGGATTCAATGGTGCCCGGATTGATACTATTGCCCGCAAAGCCGGGGTAAACAAGGCCATGATATATTACCGGATCGGAAATAAACAGGCGTTGTACCAGGCGGTCATCCAGGACATCTACCAGGACCGTGCTGTGCAGCTTCGCCGGGAAATCCAGTCCAGCACCACGCCAGAAGAAAAATTAGACACTTACATTGCCAGCGTTGCCACCATCATGGACGCCCACCCCCATTTTACCCGAATCATGATTCGGGAGATGGTTTCCGGATGGACGAATTTCGGCCCGGCCATTTTTGAAGAGGTGAGTGTCACCGTTAAGATTGTCCAGGCAATACTCGATGAAGGCGTGGAAAAAGGTGTTTTTACAAAAACAGATCCACTGGCAGTTCATACCATGGTTCTCGGGGCACTGATTCTGAATCACCTTACCCAGCCGGTCAAACCCCAAATCATGGCGGCCCTGAACACATCAGAAGCCCCATCTGATATCAGCGGTTTTAACAAGCTTGTTCCCCAGGTCCAGCGCCTGGTGGTTGCAGCCTTGCGTCCCGAAGCATATCCCCGTAAGCTACAAGATGTGAGCTAA
- a CDS encoding TolC family protein, giving the protein MMNKTIQTTLSFFLLLSAVRLLVSPPQTCRAQEHLTVDRAVQIAIENSLQRRMVAKDVEIADEGLARARAEFGPTVTLQGGLYRYNATPTIVQTNQGLAKLNNALSAITYGQVPEVSLPSDSRTYYGAGLNVTQPLYTGNKLTATRRLAQANLEHARKNLDASDNDLALSARKAFYTVIFSRQMARAMDEAVQSMTEHVKEATAYHNQKIVPKLDLLRAEEKLADLRQQQLYTHNNEDLAQTALNYVLGVDMDTRYTYEDPSQTLPMPQDLGTCIQTGLEDRPEISAMDSQIQMAKQQIAIAQSDYLPTLALVGEAHRYEPENEDPSAQIGIVASIELFDSGRTSHKKAQAGRQLEKALTAKKQLSRGIRLEVEKAYHDAQAALKSIDVAQKSLETAKEALDAARTRYRVGVSTSLERLDAEVSLTRAKTNHIHALNMYNIAVAELERAMGKE; this is encoded by the coding sequence ATGATGAATAAAACAATACAAACAACCTTGTCATTTTTCTTGTTGTTATCCGCCGTGCGACTTCTGGTATCACCGCCGCAAACATGCAGAGCCCAGGAACATCTGACCGTGGACCGGGCAGTACAGATTGCCATTGAAAACAGCCTGCAACGTCGTATGGTTGCAAAGGATGTAGAGATTGCCGATGAGGGCCTTGCCCGGGCCCGGGCAGAGTTCGGACCGACCGTGACCCTTCAAGGCGGCCTTTACCGATATAATGCCACCCCCACTATTGTGCAGACAAACCAGGGCCTGGCAAAGCTCAATAATGCTTTGTCCGCAATAACCTACGGCCAGGTGCCCGAAGTCAGCCTGCCCAGTGACAGCCGCACCTATTACGGTGCAGGGCTCAATGTGACCCAGCCGTTGTACACGGGCAATAAACTAACCGCCACCCGCCGCCTGGCCCAGGCAAACCTGGAACATGCCCGTAAAAATCTGGATGCCTCGGACAATGACCTGGCCTTGTCTGCCCGAAAAGCCTTTTACACCGTAATCTTTAGCCGGCAGATGGCCAGGGCCATGGACGAGGCAGTGCAGAGCATGACTGAACACGTTAAAGAGGCAACTGCCTACCACAACCAAAAAATTGTTCCCAAACTGGATCTTTTGCGGGCCGAGGAAAAACTTGCGGATTTAAGGCAGCAGCAGTTGTACACCCACAATAATGAGGATCTTGCCCAGACCGCTTTGAACTATGTGCTGGGCGTGGACATGGACACCCGCTACACCTATGAGGATCCCTCTCAGACCCTGCCCATGCCCCAAGATCTTGGGACCTGTATCCAAACCGGTTTGGAAGACAGACCGGAGATCAGCGCCATGGATTCACAGATCCAGATGGCCAAACAACAGATCGCCATTGCCCAAAGTGATTACCTGCCCACCCTGGCCCTGGTGGGGGAAGCCCACCGGTATGAACCCGAAAATGAAGACCCTTCGGCCCAGATCGGCATTGTGGCCAGCATAGAGCTGTTTGACAGCGGCCGCACCAGCCATAAAAAGGCCCAGGCCGGCCGGCAGCTTGAAAAGGCTCTGACTGCAAAAAAACAGCTATCCAGGGGCATTCGCCTGGAGGTGGAAAAAGCATACCACGATGCCCAGGCCGCCCTCAAATCCATTGATGTGGCCCAAAAATCGCTGGAGACGGCCAAAGAAGCCCTGGATGCGGCCCGGACCCGTTACCGGGTGGGGGTAAGCACCTCTTTGGAACGACTGGATGCCGAAGTCTCTCTGACCCGGGCAAAAACAAATCATATTCACGCCTTAAATATGTATAACATTGCGGTCGCGGAACTGGAACGCGCCATGGGAAAGGAGTAA
- a CDS encoding efflux RND transporter periplasmic adaptor subunit, translating into MKQGKTNFFLTALAFCILTIVTTAGCNNSTNQKDKQNAPAPAPLVTSITISAQNSGPGHLFSGDVRGRYETALGFRVPGKIIARHVETGARVEAGDLLMQVDPKDIQEVVTAAKAQVTAAESQYKLAADLLKRFNALYEQDYMSKAEIDRYQNKADSARALLKQAQAQFIQATNQLNYCNLKADDDGIVLDVRAETGQVVAAGMPVVIMAKGEEREIEIFVPENQVAQLNPGALFHVNFWALPDLDIKGRLRYLSPVADPITRTYKTRITLIDPPDTVRLGMTASAVNVEAKIDSSIFIPLSAVYQTGDSPMVWVIQNHKTKQQKVRLGKAGNGEQVQVIEGLAAGDEIVTTGVHKLSQGQQVRTQSSGKDS; encoded by the coding sequence ATGAAACAAGGCAAAACAAACTTTTTTTTAACGGCGTTGGCCTTTTGCATTTTGACCATCGTTACCACGGCCGGATGTAACAACTCGACAAATCAAAAAGACAAACAAAACGCACCGGCACCTGCGCCTCTTGTCACCAGTATAACCATTTCTGCCCAAAACAGTGGGCCTGGCCATTTGTTTTCAGGCGATGTCCGGGGACGTTACGAGACCGCATTAGGATTCCGGGTCCCGGGAAAAATCATTGCCCGCCATGTGGAAACCGGAGCCAGGGTCGAGGCAGGCGATCTACTCATGCAGGTGGACCCCAAGGATATCCAAGAGGTGGTGACGGCAGCCAAAGCCCAGGTCACTGCAGCCGAAAGCCAATATAAACTGGCCGCGGATCTGCTTAAGCGCTTTAACGCCCTTTATGAGCAGGATTACATGAGCAAGGCCGAAATTGACCGCTATCAAAACAAGGCCGACTCAGCCAGGGCCCTATTGAAACAGGCCCAAGCCCAGTTCATCCAGGCAACCAACCAATTGAATTACTGCAATCTTAAAGCCGATGATGACGGCATTGTGCTTGACGTCCGGGCAGAAACCGGCCAGGTGGTGGCAGCCGGCATGCCGGTGGTCATTATGGCCAAGGGAGAAGAGCGGGAAATTGAAATCTTTGTGCCTGAAAACCAGGTAGCACAATTGAACCCAGGCGCGTTATTTCACGTCAATTTCTGGGCCCTGCCCGACCTGGATATCAAAGGCCGGCTCCGGTACCTGTCACCTGTGGCAGATCCCATTACCCGGACCTACAAAACCCGCATCACCCTTATCGATCCCCCGGACACGGTTCGGCTGGGTATGACGGCATCTGCGGTCAATGTCGAAGCGAAGATAGACAGCAGCATATTTATCCCGTTATCCGCGGTCTACCAGACAGGCGATTCGCCCATGGTTTGGGTGATTCAAAATCACAAAACCAAACAGCAAAAAGTCCGGTTGGGAAAGGCCGGTAACGGTGAACAAGTCCAGGTCATTGAGGGCCTGGCAGCGGGCGATGAAATCGTCACCACCGGCGTACACAAACTTTCCCAAGGCCAACAGGTCCGGACCCAATCTTCAGGCAAAGATTCATAA